One Dermochelys coriacea isolate rDerCor1 chromosome 21, rDerCor1.pri.v4, whole genome shotgun sequence genomic window carries:
- the SLC45A3 gene encoding solute carrier family 45 member 3 — MAQKAWVSTLFHNRKTQLLLVNSLTFGLEVCLAAGITYVPPLLLEVGVEEKFMTMVLGIGPVLGLVFVPLIGSASDHWRSSYGRRRPFIWALCLGVLLSLFIIPHAGRLAGFFALNAHPLEIAFLIFGIGLLDFCGQVCFTPLEALLSDLFQEPDNCRQAFSTYAFMISLGGCIGYLLPAMDWASSFLAPYLGGQEKCLFSLLTIIFLGCVLATLFVTEEAVGQVDALAGPALKDSSPKPLSPSCCSCQVSKSLLRARHVVQALRDLCALVPRLRGLCCHIPKAIRRLFVAELCSWMALMTFMLFYTDFVGEGLYQGVPRAEPGTEARRHYDEGVRMGSLGLFLQCVISICFSTIMDRLVKQFGTRAVYLASVAFFPLVPFVMCFSQSILVVTVSAALTGFTFSALQILPYTLASLYHHDKQVFLHKYKSKEEEDAAQLDKKSGFPKGPLSSQKLTYQNGHAGGLFSSPPAASSAMCVGSPCEVSLMMRVGDSDPAAPGRGICLDLAILDSAFLLSQVVPSLVMGSIVQFTQSVTAYMVFATGLGLVAIYFATKVVFDKSDMAKYSV, encoded by the exons ATGGCTCAGAAAGCGTGGGTCAGCACGCTCTTCCACAACCGCAAAACCCAGCTCCTGCTGGTCAACTCCCTGACCTTCGGCCTGGAGGTCTGCCTGGCTGCTGGGATCACCTACGTGCCACCGCTCTTGCTGGAAGTGGGTGTGGAGGAGAAGTTCATGACCATGGTTCTGG GAATCGGGCCTGTCCTGGGCCTTGTCTTTGTACCACTGATTGGCTCCGCCAGCGACCACTGGCGCAGCAGCTATGGCCGCCGGCGGCCCTTCATCTGGGCCTTGTGCCTTGGAGTTCTGCTGAGCCTCTTCATCATCCCCCACGCCGGTCGCCTGGCGGGCTTCTTCGCCCTCAATGCCCACCCCCTGGAGATTGCCTTCCTCATCTTCGGCATTGGCTTGCTGGACTTCTGCGGCCAGGTCTGCTTCACTCCTCTAGAGGCCTTGCTCTCGGACCTCTTCCAGGAGCCTGACAACTGCCGGCAGGCTTTCTCCACATACGCCTTCATGATCAGCCTGGGTGGCTGCATCGGCTATCTGCTTCCGGCCATGGACTGGGCTAGTAGCTTCCTGGCCCCTTAcctgggggggcaggagaagtGTCTCTTCAGCCTCCTCACCATCATCTTCCTGGGCTGCGTCCTGGCCACCCTCTTTGTGACAGAGGAAGCAGTGGGGCAGGTGGATGCTCTGGCAGGCCCTGCACTGAAGGactcttcccccaagcccttgtcccccagctgctgctcttgCCAGGTTTCCAAAAGCCTCTTGCGAGCCAGGCATGTGGTCCAGGCCCTGAGGGACCTCTGCGCATTGGTCCCACGGCTGCGTGGTCTCTGCTGCCACATCCCCAAGGCGATCCGGCGGCTCTTCGTGGCCGAGCTGTGCAGCTGGATGGCCCTCATGACTTTCATGCTGTTCTACACGGACTTTGTTGGCGAAGGACTGTACCAGGGCGTTCCCAGGGCCGAACCAGGAACAGAAGCCAGACGTCACTATGATGAAG GCGTCCGCATGGGCAGCTTGGGCCTTTTTCTCCAATGCGTCATCTCCATCTGCTTCTCGACAATCATGGACCGGCTGGTGAAGCAGTTCGGGACCAGGGCGGTCTACCTGGCCAGCGTGGCATTCTTCCCCCTGGTTCCCTTCGTCATGTGCTTCTCCCAGAGCATCCTCGTGGTTACTGTCTCGGCTGCCCTGACGGGCTTCACCTTCTCTGCGCTCCAGATCCTGCCGTACACCCTGGCATCGCTGTACCACCATGACAAGCAG GTATTTTTGCATAAGTACAAAAGCAAAGAAGAGGAAGATGCTGCTCAGCTGGATAAGAAATCAGGCTTCCCCAAAGGCCCCCTCTCCAGCCAGAAGCTGACCTAccagaatggccatgctgggggcctcttctcctctcctccagctgccAGCTCAGCCATGTGCGTTGGCTCTCCCTGCGAGGTCTCGCTCATGATGAGGGTGGGAGACTCTGACCCTGCAGCACCCGGTCGAGGGATCTGCCTGGACCTGGCCATTTTAGACAGTGCTTTCCTCCTTTCTCAGGTGGTCCCGTCCCTCGTCATGGGGTCGATTGTCCAGTTTACACAGTCGGTGACTGCCTACATGGTGTTTGCCACCGGCCTCGGGTTGGTCGCTATTTACTTTGCAACCAAAGTCGTCTTTGATAAAAGCGATATGGCCAAGTATTCGGTGTAA